A stretch of the Desulfobaccales bacterium genome encodes the following:
- a CDS encoding PilZ domain-containing protein, with protein MAAKFVDALKGYEYFLENRGKTSLDSVNHFLKSKDRSPISQRTYSHYKKLIKRGIMSYVPINQFDVDITLGRLQMATDRRRYPREIVHFDAWVSSDGTEWIKAKVINKSVVGFGLDTENSFPFKLKSLIWVRIDNYNDIPGFLVWKRREENGTRFGFRALEFIVKYQTSEEIMLIDRLKGQLFVRKTSGAIISWQELLRIMAKIDEMIGASSDLLDTLAKVSDLDLKITKPVLSSIKFSSPGQVVINIDIALAFLILGLLKTIQLWRPMINRFKEVTRTIELKNDILEIEKARKIIKLTKETNDSNINKQIVDNLSPFIKRALNNENLPSNMFEPNSPENGILNSRLIPAALDLAIGDDPVDIKVKAEESLSEKSSKK; from the coding sequence ATGGCAGCAAAATTCGTTGACGCACTAAAGGGTTATGAGTATTTTTTAGAAAATCGCGGTAAAACATCGCTCGATAGTGTAAATCATTTTTTAAAGAGCAAAGACCGAAGCCCAATAAGCCAAAGAACATATAGCCATTATAAAAAGCTTATTAAACGTGGAATTATGTCTTATGTTCCTATCAATCAATTTGATGTAGATATTACTCTGGGTAGACTCCAGATGGCAACAGATAGAAGACGTTACCCCAGAGAAATCGTTCATTTTGACGCTTGGGTTTCTTCAGACGGAACCGAATGGATTAAGGCTAAAGTTATTAATAAGTCAGTAGTCGGTTTCGGTTTAGATACCGAAAATTCGTTCCCTTTTAAACTTAAAAGCTTAATTTGGGTTCGTATTGACAATTATAATGATATTCCTGGGTTCTTGGTTTGGAAACGTCGCGAAGAAAACGGAACGCGGTTTGGGTTCCGAGCGCTAGAATTTATTGTTAAGTATCAGACTTCTGAAGAGATTATGCTCATCGATAGACTCAAAGGTCAATTATTTGTAAGAAAAACGTCAGGGGCTATCATTTCTTGGCAAGAATTATTAAGAATAATGGCTAAAATAGATGAAATGATCGGTGCATCTTCTGACCTCTTAGATACTCTTGCAAAAGTAAGCGATTTAGATCTCAAGATTACAAAACCAGTGCTGTCGTCAATTAAATTCAGCTCACCTGGACAAGTTGTAATAAATATAGATATCGCCTTAGCCTTTTTAATTCTTGGGTTATTAAAAACAATTCAGCTTTGGAGGCCTATGATAAACCGGTTTAAGGAAGTCACTAGAACCATTGAACTGAAAAATGATATTCTTGAGATCGAAAAAGCCCGAAAAATAATAAAATTAACCAAAGAGACTAATGATTCTAATATTAATAAGCAGATAGTGGATAACCTTTCTCCGTTTATAAAACGAGCTTTAAACAATGAAAATTTACCTTCTAATATGTTTGAGCCAAACAGTCCAGAAAATGGCATACTTAATTCGCGCCTCATACCGGCTGCATTGGATTTGGCAATTGGCGATGACCCAGTAGATATAAAAGTTAAGGCAGAAGAAAGTCTTTCTGAAAAATCCTCCAAAAAATAA